In a single window of the Caulobacter soli genome:
- a CDS encoding exopolysaccharide biosynthesis polyprenyl glycosylphosphotransferase: protein MSGGANTDVLSHETTVLFSAVALNPAKRAFDILASALLLVFFAPVLLLAAILIKIESPGPALFRQTRGGLNGRNFTIYKLRSMRCEENGQSVVQAARGDDRVTRTGRIIRVTSLDELPQLLNVLKGDMSMIGPRPHAAAHDEYYGALIPTYALRFQARPGLTGLAQISGLRGGTTDVDDMAKRVKADIDYIDNWSLMSDLRIALLTVPHLLLAKNAY, encoded by the coding sequence GTGAGCGGGGGCGCAAACACTGATGTGCTGAGCCACGAAACGACGGTACTCTTTTCAGCTGTGGCATTGAATCCGGCAAAGCGCGCTTTTGACATTTTGGCGTCAGCTTTGCTGTTGGTGTTTTTCGCGCCCGTGCTCTTGCTGGCGGCGATTCTGATAAAGATCGAGTCCCCGGGTCCGGCGCTGTTCCGACAGACGCGCGGCGGCCTCAACGGGCGGAACTTCACGATCTACAAGCTGCGCTCGATGCGTTGCGAGGAGAACGGCCAGAGCGTCGTTCAGGCTGCGCGCGGCGACGACCGCGTCACGCGTACGGGTCGCATCATCCGCGTCACCAGCCTCGATGAGCTGCCGCAATTGCTCAACGTGCTGAAGGGCGACATGTCGATGATCGGGCCACGGCCCCACGCGGCGGCCCACGACGAATATTATGGCGCGCTCATTCCCACCTATGCGCTTCGCTTCCAGGCGCGCCCCGGACTGACGGGGCTGGCTCAGATCAGCGGCCTGCGTGGCGGCACGACCGATGTCGACGACATGGCCAAGCGCGTGAAGGCCGACATCGACTATATCGACAACTGGTCGCTGATGTCGGACCTGCGCATCGCCCTGCTGACGGTTCCCCACCTGCTTCTGGCCAAGAACGCCTACTAG